One window of Vibrio sinaloensis genomic DNA carries:
- a CDS encoding penicillin-binding protein 1A, whose product MKFIKRLFLFTLICIILGVGTIFGFYFYVKPELPDVATLKDVQLQTPMQVYSRDGKLISQFGEKRRIPVAYDEIPQHLIEALIATEDSRFYDHPGIDPIGITRAAVVVALSGSAKQGASTITQQLARNFFLSNEKKIMRKIKEIFIAIHIEQLLSKEEIMELYVNKIFLGYRSYGFGAAAQTYFGKDLQDLSLSELATLAGMPKAPSTMNPIYSLERATNRRNVVLLRMLDEKYITQQEYDQARNEAIVARYHGAEIELSAPYVAELARAWMVERYGEDAYTSGMNIYTTVDSKLQAAANDSAINNLLAYDERHGYRGAEKVLWKEGQTPFDHAEIEKTLDNVPTYGQLIPAVVIQVADKQATVWVKNQGEQQLDWDGIKWARKFLTDERQGPEPSKAQQVLAQGEQIWVRQVEVSDGEQSQFRWQLSQVPNANTAFVAMNPENGAVLSLVGGFNFIHNKFNRATQSVRQVGSSIKPFIYSAAIDKGLTLATLINDAPINQWDQSQGTAWRPKNSPPTYVGPTRLRIGLAQSKNVMAVRVLREVGLDETREYLTRFGFDIDQVPRSETIALGAGSLTPIKMAQGYSVFANGGYYVEPFYIDRVEGPFGDLEFAATPKTICQQDCQPSDTVQGEFAEQDIALDSEQPNYAPQVISEQTAFLMREMMFSNVWGGGNWREGTGWNGTGWRAQQLKRRDIGGKTGTTNDSKDAWYNGYGPGMVAVAWVGFDDHNRNLGRTKPNSNLDNDQISGAEAGAKTAQPAWVDFMRIALEGVPEKDKAIPEQIVRVRIDRDSGLLTNKFDASSMFEYFLEGTEPTEYVQNEITNSIYTSSDGGEELF is encoded by the coding sequence GTGAAGTTCATAAAGCGACTGTTCTTATTCACATTGATTTGCATAATTCTTGGAGTCGGTACCATCTTCGGCTTCTATTTTTATGTCAAACCAGAGCTACCTGATGTAGCGACGCTAAAAGATGTCCAACTGCAGACGCCAATGCAGGTGTATAGTCGAGACGGAAAACTGATTTCTCAGTTTGGTGAAAAGCGCCGTATTCCGGTGGCTTATGATGAGATTCCGCAGCACCTGATTGAAGCCTTGATCGCAACGGAAGACAGTCGTTTCTACGACCACCCCGGGATCGACCCTATCGGTATTACGCGTGCCGCAGTTGTAGTTGCACTGTCGGGCTCGGCCAAACAAGGGGCCAGTACCATTACGCAGCAGTTGGCACGTAACTTCTTCCTCTCTAACGAGAAGAAGATCATGCGTAAAATCAAAGAGATCTTTATTGCCATTCATATTGAGCAACTGCTGAGCAAAGAAGAGATCATGGAGCTGTACGTCAACAAGATCTTTCTTGGCTACCGCTCATACGGCTTTGGTGCTGCCGCGCAAACCTACTTCGGCAAAGATCTACAAGACCTCAGCTTAAGTGAACTGGCCACCTTGGCGGGTATGCCGAAAGCCCCCTCGACGATGAACCCTATCTACTCTTTGGAGCGTGCAACCAACCGCCGCAATGTGGTACTGCTGCGTATGCTGGATGAGAAGTACATCACCCAACAAGAGTATGACCAAGCGCGTAACGAAGCGATTGTCGCTCGTTACCACGGCGCGGAAATTGAGTTAAGTGCCCCATATGTCGCAGAGCTCGCCCGCGCGTGGATGGTGGAGCGCTACGGCGAAGACGCTTACACCTCAGGTATGAACATCTATACCACGGTCGATTCAAAACTGCAGGCAGCAGCCAATGATTCGGCCATCAATAACTTGTTGGCGTACGACGAACGCCATGGTTACCGCGGTGCGGAAAAAGTGTTGTGGAAAGAGGGGCAAACACCTTTTGATCACGCCGAGATAGAAAAGACCCTCGACAATGTCCCAACATACGGCCAGTTGATACCTGCCGTGGTGATTCAGGTGGCGGATAAACAAGCCACGGTGTGGGTTAAGAACCAAGGCGAACAGCAGCTCGACTGGGATGGCATTAAATGGGCGCGTAAATTCTTAACCGATGAACGCCAAGGCCCAGAGCCAAGCAAGGCGCAACAAGTACTTGCACAAGGCGAACAGATTTGGGTTCGCCAAGTTGAAGTCAGTGACGGTGAACAGAGCCAATTCCGTTGGCAATTAAGTCAGGTGCCCAATGCCAACACCGCATTTGTGGCGATGAACCCAGAAAACGGCGCTGTGCTGTCTCTGGTGGGTGGCTTTAACTTTATTCACAACAAATTTAACCGCGCGACCCAATCGGTGCGTCAAGTCGGCTCGAGTATTAAGCCATTTATTTACTCGGCGGCGATTGATAAAGGCCTGACCCTCGCTACGTTAATCAACGATGCTCCCATCAACCAGTGGGATCAGAGTCAAGGTACGGCATGGCGTCCTAAAAACTCGCCCCCAACGTATGTTGGCCCTACGCGACTGCGCATCGGTTTGGCGCAATCGAAAAACGTGATGGCAGTGCGTGTGCTGCGTGAAGTTGGCCTCGATGAAACCCGTGAATACTTAACGCGTTTCGGTTTCGATATCGATCAAGTACCGCGCTCTGAAACCATTGCCCTCGGTGCAGGTAGCTTAACGCCGATCAAGATGGCACAAGGTTATTCAGTGTTTGCCAATGGAGGTTACTATGTCGAGCCTTTCTATATCGACAGAGTCGAAGGTCCGTTTGGCGACCTAGAATTCGCAGCAACACCAAAAACCATCTGCCAGCAAGACTGTCAACCGAGCGATACTGTGCAAGGTGAATTTGCCGAACAAGACATTGCCCTCGACAGCGAGCAACCTAACTATGCGCCACAGGTGATCTCAGAGCAGACGGCATTTCTAATGCGGGAGATGATGTTCAGCAACGTCTGGGGCGGCGGTAATTGGCGCGAAGGCACAGGTTGGAATGGTACAGGTTGGCGTGCCCAGCAACTGAAACGTCGTGATATCGGCGGTAAAACCGGTACGACTAATGATTCTAAAGATGCTTGGTATAACGGCTATGGACCGGGGATGGTGGCCGTGGCTTGGGTTGGATTTGATGACCACAACCGCAATCTTGGCCGCACTAAGCCAAACAGTAACCTCGACAACGATCAAATTTCGGGCGCTGAAGCCGGGGCCAAAACCGCACAGCCAGCTTGGGTTGATTTTATGCGTATTGCGCTCGAAGGTGTCCCAGAAAAGGATAAGGCAATACCTGAGCAGATTGTGCGGGTGCGAATTGACCGTGACTCTGGTTTATTGACCAACAAGTTCGATGCAAGCTCAATGTTTGAATACTTTTTGGAAGGCACTGAGCCGACGGAGTACGTGCAAAACGAGATAACCAATAGCATATACACCTCGTCCGATGGCGGCGAAGAGCTATTCTAA
- the pilM gene encoding type IV pilus biogenesis protein PilM: protein MGNALVTGLDIGRHSIKAVVIKPSKDAFALVSYRTLPIEAGIFSDNHGLNYQKIVKKLKELRKSLPLFNRKVAFAISDNAVITKVLQIDSRFRGYERDLAIEQTFLSQSALDAEPLCFDFVPLGTQSENGKRTYRVFATKQAPLLQWQTTIRQAGLTPIGADVCGYALNHCLQQIQATDSDKPRLLIDLNWNGCSLVFADQQQTLYANSWPQDIKHLGLTPLCQQLQTLLQRLMVQHNQQIEVMWLCGELANCRSSVEQLQQLLQLKIETLNPLSLFTDYRVTEISNSYALASSVAVRACLYRQSMAGGRACLN, encoded by the coding sequence ATGGGTAATGCATTGGTTACAGGCCTAGATATCGGTCGCCACAGTATCAAAGCGGTAGTGATAAAGCCATCCAAGGATGCGTTTGCGCTTGTGAGTTATCGTACCCTGCCCATTGAGGCGGGTATTTTCTCCGATAACCACGGGTTAAATTATCAGAAAATTGTAAAGAAACTCAAAGAACTAAGGAAGTCTTTACCGCTTTTTAATCGCAAAGTTGCGTTTGCAATATCGGACAACGCCGTAATAACTAAAGTATTACAGATAGATAGCCGTTTTAGAGGTTATGAACGAGATTTGGCGATCGAGCAGACTTTTTTGAGTCAATCTGCGCTTGATGCCGAGCCGCTCTGTTTTGATTTTGTGCCGCTTGGCACGCAAAGTGAGAATGGAAAACGCACATATCGCGTATTTGCCACCAAACAAGCGCCGTTGTTGCAATGGCAGACCACAATACGACAAGCCGGCCTAACCCCCATCGGGGCGGATGTGTGTGGTTATGCTCTTAACCACTGCCTGCAGCAAATCCAAGCTACCGATAGTGATAAGCCGCGGTTGCTGATAGACCTTAACTGGAATGGCTGCTCCTTGGTGTTCGCCGACCAGCAGCAAACTCTTTATGCCAATAGTTGGCCACAGGATATCAAGCATCTGGGCTTAACCCCGCTATGCCAGCAGCTACAAACCTTACTGCAACGTTTGATGGTGCAACATAACCAACAGATTGAGGTTATGTGGCTATGTGGTGAGCTGGCTAACTGCCGTAGTAGTGTCGAACAATTGCAGCAATTACTCCAACTAAAAATAGAGACATTGAATCCGCTCTCTTTGTTCACTGACTATCGAGTGACAGAAATCAGTAATAGTTACGCCTTAGCCAGCAGTGTGGCGGTACGTGCTTGCCTGTATCGTCAATCAATGGCAGGAGGGCGGGCGTGTCTGAACTAG
- a CDS encoding PilN domain-containing protein has protein sequence MSELVNLFPWRQQQRAYLRRRFLIFTLVSVLLPLGWQLQVEHQWSERRQVIEARSQDLLEQLNQLDGQLIQAEFLQQQQQTNLTKFKQQQQFIAQRGLAAQVLWRLTQVLPEHIYLDELALRGNQITLSGYSAQQAPLTLLLERFHQTQVFHNVVLHSVTEQQSRQRFSLSLQYVSAVQHHEL, from the coding sequence GTGTCTGAACTAGTTAATTTATTTCCCTGGCGACAGCAGCAGCGAGCGTATCTGAGGCGTCGCTTCTTGATATTCACTCTGGTTAGTGTGTTGTTGCCGCTGGGATGGCAATTGCAAGTCGAGCACCAGTGGTCTGAGAGGAGACAAGTGATTGAAGCGCGCAGTCAAGATTTGCTCGAGCAGCTCAATCAATTAGACGGTCAACTGATACAGGCCGAGTTCCTTCAGCAACAGCAGCAAACTAACTTGACAAAGTTTAAGCAGCAGCAACAGTTTATTGCCCAGCGCGGCCTTGCAGCTCAAGTGTTGTGGCGCCTCACGCAAGTTCTTCCTGAACATATCTACTTAGATGAGTTGGCTTTGCGTGGTAATCAGATCACCTTAAGTGGCTACAGCGCACAACAGGCACCACTCACCCTGTTGCTTGAGCGTTTTCATCAAACTCAGGTTTTTCACAATGTGGTATTGCACTCGGTGACAGAGCAGCAGTCGCGGCAACGGTTTTCGCTGTCATTGCAATACGTTAGTGCGGTGCAACACCATGAACTTTGA